The DNA segment GCTCGACGAGCTGGCCGGTCGAGGAGTAGGGCAGCAGCGTCGCGACGGGGCCGAACGCCTCGACCTCGTGCGGCTCCGCCCTCTCCGGATCGTCCGCGCGCAACAGCACCGGCGAGAGGAAGGCACCGCGTTCGGGATCGGCGTCGACGACCTCGACCCGGTCGGGGTCGCCGTACACCACCTTTCCCGCGGCCAGCAACGCTTTCAGCGACCGGCGCACCTCCTCGCGCTGTTCGAGCCCTGCCAGCGCGCCCATGCGGACCTCGGGGTTGGCCGGGTTGCCGATCGTGATCCCTGCGAGCTTTTCCGCGACGGCGCCCGCGACGTCGTCGGCCGACTCGGCAGGCACGAACGCCCTGCGGATGGCCGTGCATTTCTGGCCCGCCTTGACCGTCATCTCGGTGACGAGCTGCTTGACGAAGAGGTCGAACTCCGGAGTACCCGCGACGGCATCGGGTCCGAGCACGGAAAGGTTGAGCGAGTCGGCCTCCGCGTTGAACCGCGTCGCGTTGCGCACGATGGCGGGATGAGCGCGCAGCTTCTGGGCGGTCGAAGCGGAACCGGTGAAGGAAACCAGATCCTGCGGGGTGACGTGGTCGAGCAGGTCGCCCGCGCTCCCGCACACGAGCTGCACGGAGCCATCGGGAAGCAGGCCGGATTCGACGATCAGCTCGAACAGCCTCGCGGTGAGATAGGCGGTCTGGCTCGCGGGTTTGACCAGGCTCGGAACCCCGGCCAGCACGGCGGGCGCGAGCTTTTCGAGCGGGCCCCACACCGGGAAGTTGAAGGCGTTGATCTGGATGGCGACGCCGTGCAGCGGGGTCAGAACGTGCTGGCCGACGAAGGTCCCTCGCTTGCTCAGCGGCTCGACGTCGCCCTCGACGTAGTAGGTGTCGTTGGGCAGTTCGCGCTTGCCTTTGCTCGCGTAGGCGAGCAGCACCCCGATACCGCCGTCGACGTCGAACTTGGAGTCGCCGAGTGTCGCGCCCGTCCTCGCCGACAGCGCGTACAGCTCGTCACGGTGTTCCCTCAGGTGCGAGCCGAGTGCCTTCAGCAGTGCCGCGCGCTGGTGGAAAGTCAGCTCGCGCAGCGAGGGGCCACCGACGGCCCTGCCGTGAGCGAGCGCGCCGGCCATGTCGATGCCTGCCGAGGAGACACTGGCGACGTATTCCCCAGTGACCGCGTCACGCAGGGGCGCACCCTCCTCGCTCGGGCTTCGCCAGCCGCCCGCGACATAGCTACGCAGCACGCTCATGGGGTTGACCTCCTCGTCAACGACCTCACCTGAATTACCAACCGCACGTTCAGTAATTCATCGTAGGGGTGCGGCCGGTGGAGAGCAACGGTGTCAAGTGACCCTCCAGTGGAGAGAGAGGCGGGCGAGGCCGTTGATGAAGTTCAAGGTGCGCCTTCTGGGCAGCCTGGCGAGTTCCACCTCGGCCGACGCCGTCTCCCTTGACACCGCCGCCGCGACGAACTCAGTATTAACCGTCCATTCGGTCGGTTTGGCAAGGGTGGAGCGGTGGCAAGCAACGCGGCTCATGACATGTTCGCCGTCGACGCGGCGTCTCGCGCCCTCGGCATTGTGCTGCTTGAGGCCGGAAACGGCCGCGCGGTCGCCAAGATGACGGTCACCAAAACCATGGTCAACGGCCACGACATCGCCCACGGCGGATACGTGTTCCTGCTCGCCGACACCACGTTCGCCTGCGCCTGCAACAGCCACGGTCCCGCGACGGTCGCCGCTGGAGCCGAGATCTCCTTCGTGGCCTCAGCCAAGCGCGGCGACCACCTCGTCGCGACGGCCGAGGAACGAACCCGCTTCGGCCGCAACGGCATCTACGACGTGACCGTACGCAGAGCCGGCACGGTGATAGCAGAGTTCAGAGGGCGAAGCCGGGTCATAGCCAAGGAACCCCGATGAAAGCACCGTCAGTACCGTCAGCACCGGAGGAAAATCTCAGCGTCGACGAGCTGAGGGCACTACAGCTCACTCGTCTGCAATGGACACTCCGGCACGCCTACGACAACGTCGAGTGGTACCGGAAGAAGTTCACCGAGTCCGGCGTCCATCCCGACGACTGCAAGACACTCGACGACATCGTGAAGTTCCCCTGCACGACGAAGAACGACCTCAGACAGAACTACCCTTACGGCATGTTCGCCGTCCCGCGAAGGGACGTCGCCAGGATTCACGCTTCAAGTGGAACGACGGGGCAGCCGACAGTCGTCGGCTACACGCGGT comes from the Prauserella marina genome and includes:
- the paaZ gene encoding phenylacetic acid degradation bifunctional protein PaaZ, whose product is MSVLRSYVAGGWRSPSEEGAPLRDAVTGEYVASVSSAGIDMAGALAHGRAVGGPSLRELTFHQRAALLKALGSHLREHRDELYALSARTGATLGDSKFDVDGGIGVLLAYASKGKRELPNDTYYVEGDVEPLSKRGTFVGQHVLTPLHGVAIQINAFNFPVWGPLEKLAPAVLAGVPSLVKPASQTAYLTARLFELIVESGLLPDGSVQLVCGSAGDLLDHVTPQDLVSFTGSASTAQKLRAHPAIVRNATRFNAEADSLNLSVLGPDAVAGTPEFDLFVKQLVTEMTVKAGQKCTAIRRAFVPAESADDVAGAVAEKLAGITIGNPANPEVRMGALAGLEQREEVRRSLKALLAAGKVVYGDPDRVEVVDADPERGAFLSPVLLRADDPERAEPHEVEAFGPVATLLPYSSTGQLVELAAKGNGSLAGSVVTGDAGFARDVVLGVAPWHGRLLVLDTEDAKESTGHGSPLPALVHGGPGRAGGGEELGGMRSVLHHLQRTAVQASPAMLSGITGRWVQGAPRNADTHPFRKALSRLRIGDSVVAGPRTVTAEDVAHFAEFTGDTFYAHTDNAAAEANPLFGGIVAHGYLVVSFAAGLFVAPEPGPVLANYGLENLRFLTPVKPGDALTVTLTAKQITPRENADYGEVRWDADVTNGEGESVAKYDVLTLVAKEDSA
- the paaI gene encoding hydroxyphenylacetyl-CoA thioesterase PaaI, whose translation is MFAVDAASRALGIVLLEAGNGRAVAKMTVTKTMVNGHDIAHGGYVFLLADTTFACACNSHGPATVAAGAEISFVASAKRGDHLVATAEERTRFGRNGIYDVTVRRAGTVIAEFRGRSRVIAKEPR